AACACATCGATTGAGCGTTGATGGGGAGAATCGGGGTCGGCTTGAATTTTGACCACAGTGTCGATGCCAGCGCGGTCCGATGACAACTTGAGCCGTGTGAGTGTGGTGCTCAGCCGGTTCATATTACGATCATTGATGCCGTCCATCGGGGCACCGTTGAGGAGAATCAGGCCGTTGGGGAAGACCTCGACTATATGTTCACTCGGCAAGTCTAAGCTTTCTGCCGGGGGGGCATTACTGGGCAGTTTGATACCAATGTCTGCTTCTTGTTGTAGAGGCAGGAACATGAAGTAAATGAGAAGTAGGAAGACCACGTCGATCATCGGAGTGATGTCGACTTTATCTTCGGATTCGAGTACGGAGCTGACTTCCATAATTAGTCCTTAGCAGATGCGAAGATGAGGTCGAAGATCCCGGCCTTGGCCGTGGCCTCCATGACACGATTGACGTGACGGTGCGCGGTATGTGCGTCCGCACGTAAAAAGACCTGAATCTGTGGGATCTCCGCTTTCAACGCAGTTAGCTGTGCGGTGAGGGCTTCAGGTGTGATGGGTGTTGCCCCCAAGAACAGTTGCCCTTCGGCATCAACCGAGATGTACTGGCGCTCGCCAGGCTCTTCGGGAATCGTGGCTTGCTCGGCTTCTGGCAATTCCAGCTGCACCAGCTCTGCGCTGATGAAGCTGATCAATGTCATGAAGAACGCGATAAGCAGGAAGACGACGTCGATCATCGGAGTCAGTTCAAACTCCGGATCAACCTCTTCTGGGGTCCACATTGCCATAGTTATTTGGGGGTGTGCGGGAGAGAGAGTGATTAGGCGCGGTTGTTAATCGCCTTATTCAGAGTGAATTGTAGGTCACCAACGACGCGTCCGATACGGGAAGTGATCTTGCCGTAGCGATTCTTGAAAAAGAAGAAGAAGAACATCGCAGGAATACCGACGATCATCCCGGTGGCCGTGGTGATCAGAGCTTCCGAAATGTTACCAGCCAGCGCTTGAGCACTACCTGCACCTTCAGCTTCGATCACGTTGAAGGCTTTCACCATACCGGAAACGGTTCCGAGTAGTCCGACCATGGGAGAGAGTGAACCCACCACGGAGAGATAGTTGATCAAGACGAAGGGGCCTGCCAATTCTTCGGCACTGGATTCTTCGATGGCTTCCTTCACTTGCTCGGAGTCGTAGTTGTTGATGTCTACGCGGTTCATGCCGGAGTCAATAATGTTGGTGACTGGCGATGGGTTTTCCTGGCAAATGCTCTTCGCCTTTTCGATATCGAGGTTTTGCAGTGCTTCATCGATCTGAGTCGTGGCTGCTGAGTTGAGAATCGGCTCTGGGCGCACGGCCATGAAGTTATACACGATCAAGCCAAAGCCTCCGATGGATAGCATTGTGAGGGGATACATTGCCCAACCACCTGCTTTATACATATCGATGAGTGATTTTTCTTGGGGGCCTGCATCCTCGGCAGCAGCTTCAGAATCGGTAGCTTCTGTTTGCGCGGCGTCTTGTGCGCTCAGTGGCTGTGTGAGCACCCACTGTGTGGCAATGGCAAACAGTGCAATGGCAAAGAAGGTGGGGAGGAGGCGTAACTTAGGTGTTTTCATGATTATAGATTAAAATAAGTGATTTGTTTGAAATGTTGGGTTCGGTTGGAAGGAAAATTATTCAGATGGTTGAGGTTTGGGGAGCTTCGCTAAGGAGCCCTCTGCGCTCTGTGCCCAGGGGGATTCTGGGTAAAGGATCACGATTTCTGTCCAAACATTGCGTGCGGCTAGATTATCTTCTGAGCGTGCGTAGCAGTCGCCGATGAGGTAAAGCATTTCCGGCACCCAGACGTATGAAGTTTGGGCACGCACAAAACCACGTGTCAGCAGGTCGAGTGCTCGGCCGTAGTCGCCACTACTGTGGGCGCGTGAGCCTTGCAATAACTTGTAGAGAGAGAATAGACGCTCGTTGGGCTCAGGCTCTTCGAGTGCATCGATCATCGGGGTGGCCTCGTCGACTCGGTCGGCGAGCACTAGGCTGTAGGCGAGCCACATTTGCACGTTCTTCTTTACGTCGTCCGGTACGACTGTCTCGATTTGACGATAGAGTGGAATCACGGCCTCGTATTTGCCAGCTGCTCTAAGTGCATCGGCGGCATCCACGATGGGGCGGATGTTGACGGCATACTGCCCATCCACTGGGATGATTTTTGTCATGTTGGCGGCTGCATCGAAGTCGCCCTCCGCTAGGTAGGCATTCATCAGTGCGATCGCACTTTCGCTGTATTTGAGACCGACCTTATCGAGTTCGATCCGGTTGAGCAGATCGTAGGCTTCGTTGAATTCTTTAGCTTGAATCAGGGTATCAATTAAGGTGCGGACCGGAACATGCAGTTGTGTGAAACTCTCAGGGACTGCATGGAACTTGATCAGCGGGTATGCTTTAGGGCGTAATAGGGTGAGTGCGCCGGTGAAGTTGCCACTATTGATCATGCGGTTGATCTCGGGCATGGCGGAGTTGTCCAGGCGCAGGCTTTGCACCATGGATTCGCTGACGGGCAGAGATACTTCGCCTACGCCGCCTTCGAGCTCTGCGACCAGCATGTCGTCCTTGTAGGCTACAAACTTCAGTGTTTGGCTGGAACCGTTGTTGTTCTGCTGAATTAATACGGGCTCGTTACCGTAATCGATCCAATAGGGATTGATCTCTTGAGCGGTGGCTGCGGTTTGAGCCAAGGCAATTGTGAGCAGTAGGGTGGAAATGCGCTTCATCATGGTGCGTCGGTGTCGGGATGGGGCAAAGATCATACTTGAAGCTCCTTTAGTTTAGCTTTGATCGCTTCCAGGATTTCTTCGGGGGCACTGGCCGGGAGTTCCTTGATCGCTTCTTGTAGAGTATTGATGGCATCTTGCTTTTCTCCCATACCGATCAAGGCATCTGCGTCGGAGAGGTAGGCGCGTGCGCTCCATTCTGGCAAGTGGGGGTAACCTAAAAAGGTGCGCTCAAAGAAACCATGAGCTTCTGGGTAGGCTTTTTCTGCCATGTAGGATTCGCCGATCTGTTGCAAGGCTTGTGCGTGCAGCACACCGCGCCATTCGGGAACACGTAGTATGTATTGATATTTTTCGCGAGCTTGGCTGCCGCGCCCCATTTCACTGAGCAACTCTCCCTGGCGTAACATGACCGCGGGAATCTTGGGCGAGCCGGGGAATTGTGTGACGATTTGCTCCAAATAACCAAGTGCGTCGGATCGATCACCTTTTTCTGCGGTGACATCGGCCAAGCGCATGAAGGCGACAATCGTGGTGTCGTCGGTCGGGTAGTTGATCAAGATTTGATTCCAAGCATCTTCAGCGAAAGAGAGGCGTTTGTTACGCTCATAATCGGCGATGTATAAAATGGCACGAGGCGTGAGGCTTTGGATCAATGCGAGATCGTAGCGTTGGCTTGGGTCGATTTCCACTCCGAGGCGATATAGCCCCATCAGCATACGTGTTTCACTGATAAAATCTTTTTCAGCCTTCGCTTTGATCAATAGCTTCTTGAAGTATTCTTCCGGTTGTTCGCTCGGGTATCGCTCCAGTTGTGTGCGGTATGGAGTTATATAATCTTTAATCGGACTGAGATCTTCGAGCAGGTCGGCGGTGAAGTCGGGATCATTGCGAAGCTTATTATAGAGCGTCTGATCGAGTTCGGGGGTGACGTAGAAGTGCTCAAACAAGAAGCCACGGTCAGTCACGATCTTTTTGCGGAACTCGAGGTCGTTTTCAAGCTGGTCGAAGAAGGCGACCGTGCGCGTGATGACTGTTTTATTTTGGCTATACTTTTCTGCGTAACCTTCGATCAGGGCGTCGACTCCACTGTTGTCGGGCACCTTTGCGTATTTTTCGATGTTTTCGCGATAGAGCGCGAGCATTTCGACTGGACGCATGAGGTATTCGTAGGCGAGTCCTAACTGCAGCACCGCTCGAGTGAGGTCTCCATTCTCGCCGTAACGATCGATGTAGGTTTTGAAATGTGAGGCCATTTCTTCGTAACGCCCGAGCTCTTCGAGTACGCTGCCGATACGAAAGGCGGCTCCATTATGCACATCCTGAAGTGTAGTGATTTCGTCGGCCTTGCGGAAATGTTGTAGCGCAAGTTCTAAATTGGTGGCGAGGTATTCGACCTCGCCGAGGAAGAAGTAAGCTTGGTCCAGTGCATTGCCGCGAGGGTATTTCTCTACGTAGCTGTAGAGTGTGTCGCGGGCTTCTTCGAAGCGTTGCGCATAGAAGAGTGCGGCCCCTTTACGCAATAGGCCGTCTTCGGCGTAGACGCTGCTGGGGTATTGATCTACCAAGCGTGAGAAGCTGCCGACGGCATCCTCGAATTGACTCAATTGGAGTTCGGCTAGACCGCCCCAATAGAAAATTCCGTCTTCGTAGATGCTGTTGCGGTGAGCGTTATACCATTCGGCTGCCTGATTGATCAGTTCGGCGTATTGCTGCTGTTCGATCAGGTAGCTGGCCCATTGAGCAAACAGACTGGGCCCTACGGGATCAAGTGGGCGGCTACCCAAAAAGTTGACGGCCAAGGCCATAAACTCTTCGTTTTGACCTGACTTCTTTAACTCGTTCGCCAGCGCACCCGTGACGTCGGAGTAGTAGTCGCCATTGGGGAATTTGCTGCGATACTCTCGGCCGACTTGAATGGCCGTTTCGACTTTGCCGATTTGTAGTGCATTTGAAAATGTGGCAAAATGGTAAAACTCAGCCTGAGCATCGTTTGGATTTTCGACCATCAAATCGTTAAACATCCAAAAGGCTTCGTAACGGCGGGCTGTTTTTGTGTAGTTGCGCGCGCGGCGTCCTAGAAGTTCATTACGCAGGGTGGGTAACTTGCGCAGGTGGGTTAAGTTGTTTTCCAGAGTTTTGATCTCTTGTTGCAGGCGTTCGACTTCATCGGCACCATTGCCAAATGCGATCCGTTGCTCCATGCGTGCGGTCTTGGTTTCGACTTGTGACTCGTGCCACTCGATCATGATGTCGGTGGTCTTGATCAAGTTTAGCGTGAGCGCTGCATCATTTACGCGTCCTGCGTCCACCAAGCTGTCACTGGCTTTGAGTAGTGCTACGTTGAGGCGCGGGCGGTAGCGAACTTCGGATTCCTTGGCTAGCATCGGCAGTAGCTTGATCGCATCATCCATGCGTTTGGCCTGAAAGAGCGCCTCGAAGCTGGCAGCGGCTGCCAGGGCTTGGTCGTTCGGATCGCGGGCGACATCGAGCAGTTGCCCGAAGTAGGGGAGGCCGGCTTTCAGTTGTCCAGTGCTATAATAAATCTGGGTGAGGTCCTTTAGCATTTTGGTCTGCTCTGAATAACTCAGGCGCACGTTACTATAGCCTCCGGATAGGATCTTTTGCATTAATGTAATGGCATCGTCGTTGCGATTGAGCACGCGATACACATCAATGCGCTTGAGTAGCATGTCTTTAATTTTTGGCGAATTCGGAAATTCGGCTTCCAGCTTATCATACCATTTCAGGGCCTCTTGCAGCTCTCCAGCTTGCCCGGATGATACAAATTCTTGGATGTGTCCTGTGCCGATTAGGAAGATCGGGAAGTCTAGCTTGATCTCCGAATTCTCGGTGGCTTCAACGCGTTTGACCAACTCCTTGAGCAGAGGCATTGCCTGTACCAGTTTGCCGTCTTCGACGAGGGCATTGGCTTGGGCCTGTAAACCGCTAAAACCGAGTTGACTGGCATCTTCTTCTTGAGCGGTCGCAAAATGGACCGTTCCTAGAATGAGGACAGCGGAAGTTAAACTTTTTAAAGTAAATCGAAACAGCATCACAGATGGACGGGGGGGATAAATGGTCGAAAGGGCATAAGGTTCGCTTTTCGACGTAGCTTGTAAAGCGAAAATACGTAAATACATCATGTCCGATGTTTCGGGACTTAGTTACGTAAATGCTTTGTGGACGGATCACATCACTTAGTTTATTTGACTGAGCTCCTCTGAGGCGAGTTCCCATTCATAATTTTTCTCTTCAAGATATTTGGCGATTCGAGCCGCTTTGATGTTTAATTCTTTGGCGGCAGCGGGGTCGGCGTAGGCCGTTGGATCTTCCAATTGCTTGGATAGTTCGGCTTGTTCGGCCTCGAGTTGAATGATGTCGGCTTCTACTTTGGCTACGCGAGCTTCCGCTTGTTTGCGTGCTTTGCCCGCCGCTTTACGTTCTTCGGCAGCAATGCGCCGGCGCTCTTTCGCGCTGATAGTCAGGTGGTTGCCTTCAGTCGTGGGTGCGCCGTCTGGGCGGGCATTTTTCAAGCCTGCGATGAGTCCGCTCTGTTCCGACTCGGCTCCGGACTTACGTAGGTAGTAGTCGTAGTTGCCCGCATAGTGAGTGACCTGTCCGGCTTGTATTTGAATGGTGGTCTCGGCGATGGCGCGGATGAAGTGTACGTCGTGGCTGACGAAGAGTAGCGTGCCCGAATAGTCTTTGAGTGCGCCGATTAGTGCATCGATACTTGGCATGTCCAAGTGAGTGGTCGGCTCGTCAAGTAGTAGAAAGTTTGGTGGGGCCAGTAGTAATTTTACTAGGGCTAAGCGGCTTTTTTCACCACCGCTGAGTACTTTGACCTTCTTGAAGACATCGTCGCCGCGAAATAAAAAGGCCCCCAGAATGCTGCGCACGTTTTGCTCACTGGTGCCGGAGGTGCGGTCCATCGCCTCGTCCAACACGCTGCGCTCCATGTCGAGCACTTCCACTCGTTGCTGCGAAAAGTAGCCCACCGTCACATTGTGTCCGAGTTCACGGGAGCCGGCTTGGATCGGGACCAGTTCCGCGAGGATCTTCAGCAGGGTGGATTTTCCTGCGCCATTGGGGCCGACCAGCACGGTGCGCTGGCCTTTTTCGATTTCCAAGCTGAGGTCTTCGTAAACGACATGCTCGCCGTAGGCTTGCTTGACTTGATCGAGTTGCGCGATGCGTTGGCCGCTGCGCTGTGGTTGTGGGAATTTAAAATGGATGGTATCGGCGGCACTTTCGGGCGGTGCGATGCGTTCCATCTTTTCCAGTTGTTTCATCCGTGCCTGCGCTTGGCTGGCCTTACTGGCCTTGGCGCGAAAGCGACGCACAAAGTCTTCCAAATGTGCGATTTCTCGTTGCTGATTATTATAGGCGGCCAGGTGCTGGGCTTCGCGCTCGGCTTTTTCTTTGAGATACTTTTCGTAGTTGCCGACGTAGCGATGTAATTTGCTGTGGGCGATCTCCACGATGCCATCGCAGATTGCGTTTAGAAATTCGCGGTCGTGCGAAATGGTTAGAATCGCGCCCGAGTAGCGCTTTAGCTGGTTTTGAAACCAGCCCAGAGTTTCGAGGTCCAGGTGATTGGTTGGCTCGTCCAGCATTAGCAGGTCCGGCTCCATGACCAGCAGGCGAGCCAGGTGGGCGCGCATGATCCAGCCGCCACTCAAGGTCCTGGCGGGCATGTCGTAGT
The nucleotide sequence above comes from Coraliomargarita algicola. Encoded proteins:
- a CDS encoding ABC-F family ATP-binding cassette domain-containing protein — its product is MLTVSQISKGFGQKTLFTDISLRLLRGERIGLVGPNGAGKTTLFSIIMGELEADSGEIELERDTRIGFLPQESAPAGDETVAELATSISPEMTQIYKTLREVSDPDAPERLAAIERFVELDGYNLEAKAKRILAGLAFRHEDYDMPARTLSGGWIMRAHLARLLVMEPDLLMLDEPTNHLDLETLGWFQNQLKRYSGAILTISHDREFLNAICDGIVEIAHSKLHRYVGNYEKYLKEKAEREAQHLAAYNNQQREIAHLEDFVRRFRAKASKASQAQARMKQLEKMERIAPPESAADTIHFKFPQPQRSGQRIAQLDQVKQAYGEHVVYEDLSLEIEKGQRTVLVGPNGAGKSTLLKILAELVPIQAGSRELGHNVTVGYFSQQRVEVLDMERSVLDEAMDRTSGTSEQNVRSILGAFLFRGDDVFKKVKVLSGGEKSRLALVKLLLAPPNFLLLDEPTTHLDMPSIDALIGALKDYSGTLLFVSHDVHFIRAIAETTIQIQAGQVTHYAGNYDYYLRKSGAESEQSGLIAGLKNARPDGAPTTEGNHLTISAKERRRIAAEERKAAGKARKQAEARVAKVEADIIQLEAEQAELSKQLEDPTAYADPAAAKELNIKAARIAKYLEEKNYEWELASEELSQIN
- a CDS encoding tetratricopeptide repeat protein; the encoded protein is MLFRFTLKSLTSAVLILGTVHFATAQEEDASQLGFSGLQAQANALVEDGKLVQAMPLLKELVKRVEATENSEIKLDFPIFLIGTGHIQEFVSSGQAGELQEALKWYDKLEAEFPNSPKIKDMLLKRIDVYRVLNRNDDAITLMQKILSGGYSNVRLSYSEQTKMLKDLTQIYYSTGQLKAGLPYFGQLLDVARDPNDQALAAAASFEALFQAKRMDDAIKLLPMLAKESEVRYRPRLNVALLKASDSLVDAGRVNDAALTLNLIKTTDIMIEWHESQVETKTARMEQRIAFGNGADEVERLQQEIKTLENNLTHLRKLPTLRNELLGRRARNYTKTARRYEAFWMFNDLMVENPNDAQAEFYHFATFSNALQIGKVETAIQVGREYRSKFPNGDYYSDVTGALANELKKSGQNEEFMALAVNFLGSRPLDPVGPSLFAQWASYLIEQQQYAELINQAAEWYNAHRNSIYEDGIFYWGGLAELQLSQFEDAVGSFSRLVDQYPSSVYAEDGLLRKGAALFYAQRFEEARDTLYSYVEKYPRGNALDQAYFFLGEVEYLATNLELALQHFRKADEITTLQDVHNGAAFRIGSVLEELGRYEEMASHFKTYIDRYGENGDLTRAVLQLGLAYEYLMRPVEMLALYRENIEKYAKVPDNSGVDALIEGYAEKYSQNKTVITRTVAFFDQLENDLEFRKKIVTDRGFLFEHFYVTPELDQTLYNKLRNDPDFTADLLEDLSPIKDYITPYRTQLERYPSEQPEEYFKKLLIKAKAEKDFISETRMLMGLYRLGVEIDPSQRYDLALIQSLTPRAILYIADYERNKRLSFAEDAWNQILINYPTDDTTIVAFMRLADVTAEKGDRSDALGYLEQIVTQFPGSPKIPAVMLRQGELLSEMGRGSQAREKYQYILRVPEWRGVLHAQALQQIGESYMAEKAYPEAHGFFERTFLGYPHLPEWSARAYLSDADALIGMGEKQDAINTLQEAIKELPASAPEEILEAIKAKLKELQV
- a CDS encoding ExbD/TolR family protein, giving the protein MAMWTPEEVDPEFELTPMIDVVFLLIAFFMTLISFISAELVQLELPEAEQATIPEEPGERQYISVDAEGQLFLGATPITPEALTAQLTALKAEIPQIQVFLRADAHTAHRHVNRVMEATAKAGIFDLIFASAKD
- a CDS encoding ExbD/TolR family protein, with the protein product MEVSSVLESEDKVDITPMIDVVFLLLIYFMFLPLQQEADIGIKLPSNAPPAESLDLPSEHIVEVFPNGLILLNGAPMDGINDRNMNRLSTTLTRLKLSSDRAGIDTVVKIQADPDSPHQRSIDVLNAAARAKITKVSFAAYGE
- a CDS encoding tetratricopeptide repeat protein, with the protein product MMKRISTLLLTIALAQTAATAQEINPYWIDYGNEPVLIQQNNNGSSQTLKFVAYKDDMLVAELEGGVGEVSLPVSESMVQSLRLDNSAMPEINRMINSGNFTGALTLLRPKAYPLIKFHAVPESFTQLHVPVRTLIDTLIQAKEFNEAYDLLNRIELDKVGLKYSESAIALMNAYLAEGDFDAAANMTKIIPVDGQYAVNIRPIVDAADALRAAGKYEAVIPLYRQIETVVPDDVKKNVQMWLAYSLVLADRVDEATPMIDALEEPEPNERLFSLYKLLQGSRAHSSGDYGRALDLLTRGFVRAQTSYVWVPEMLYLIGDCYARSEDNLAARNVWTEIVILYPESPWAQSAEGSLAKLPKPQPSE
- a CDS encoding MotA/TolQ/ExbB proton channel family protein; amino-acid sequence: MKTPKLRLLPTFFAIALFAIATQWVLTQPLSAQDAAQTEATDSEAAAEDAGPQEKSLIDMYKAGGWAMYPLTMLSIGGFGLIVYNFMAVRPEPILNSAATTQIDEALQNLDIEKAKSICQENPSPVTNIIDSGMNRVDINNYDSEQVKEAIEESSAEELAGPFVLINYLSVVGSLSPMVGLLGTVSGMVKAFNVIEAEGAGSAQALAGNISEALITTATGMIVGIPAMFFFFFFKNRYGKITSRIGRVVGDLQFTLNKAINNRA